The window ATGATAGCGAAGGTCATATTCAATTTGCTAAAGATAAAGAAGCTGCGCACCATTATTTTCGCCAGCATGTTAATCAAAACACCGTATTTTTCCATGATTTAAAAGAAAAATTGGATTTCCTTATTCAAGAAAACTACTACGAAAGTAACGTATTACAACAATATCGTTATGCCTTTATCAAAGCGTTATTTCAGCAAGCTTATGCGCATAAATTTCGTTTTCAAACTTTTCTTGGCGCATTCAAATACTACACCAGCTATACCCTAAAAACCTTTGATGGCAAACGCTACTTAGAACGTTATGAAGACCGGGTATGTATGGTGGCATTAACGTTAGCACAAGGTTCAGAATCCCTTGCTAAGCTGTATGTTGATGAAATCATAACCGGTCGCTTCCAACCCGCAACACCGACATTTCTTAATTGCGGCAAAAAACAGCGTGGGGAACTGATTTCCTGTTTCCTATTACGTATTGAAGACAATATGGAGTCTATCGGGCGCTCCGTAAATTCGGCACTCCAACTGTCCAAACGTGGGGGCGGCGTTGCCTTTATGATGACCAATCTACGTGAGCAAGGTGCCCCAATAAAGCTGATTGAAAACCAATCCTCAGGCGTAGTGCCAGTGATGAAAATGCTGGAAGATGCTTTTTCATACGCCAATCAATTAGGTGCGCGCCAAGGGGCTGGTGCCGTGTATTTACATGCACATCACCCTGATATTATGCGGTTTCTCGATACAAAACGGGAAAATGCTGATGAAAAAATACGCATAAAAACCTTATCCCTTGGGGTAGTGATCCCTGATATTACCTTCCAGTTAGCAAAAAATAATGAGGATATGTACTTATTTTCACCTTATGACATCCAGCGCGTTTACGGTGTTCCCATGTCTGAAATCAGCGTCTCTGAAAAATACGCTGAAATGGTGAATAATAAGGCAATAAAAAAATCTAAAATTAATGCACGGGAATTTTTCCAAACGTTAGCTGAAATTCAATTTGAGTCCGGCTACCCATATATTTTATTTGAAGATACCGCTAATCGAAGTAACCCAATTGCAGGGCGTATTAATATGAGTAACTTGTGCTCGGAAATTTTGCAAGTTAATCGCCCTAGCCTGTATGACGAGGATTTAAGTTACCTAGAGGTTGGTAAAGATATCAGTTGCAACTTAGGATCGATGAATATCGCCAAAACGATGGATTCGCCAAACTTTGCTCAGTCCATTGAAGCCGCTGTAAGAGCCCTTAGTGCCGTTTCCGATATGAGCGATATCCGCTCCGTGCCCTCTATTGCACAAGGAAACCGCCAATCCCACGCGATTGGTCTGGGGCAAATGAATCTACACGGTTATTTGGCTCGTGAGCATATCCATTATGGCAGTGAAGAAGCTCTGGATTTTACTAATATCTATTTTTATGTTGTAACTTACCATGCCCTTAAAACATCGAATCAATTAGCCATCGAACGTAAAACTGCCTTTGTCGGTTTTGAACAATCCACCTATGCCTCTGGTGACTATTTTGATAAATATATCAACAATATCTGGTTACCAAAGACCCAAAAAGTACAGGAATTATTCCGACGCTCGGGCATCGAAATTCCCACTCGCGAAGACTGGCAAACCTTAAAACAGTCTGTTATTACCTATGGTATTTACAACCAAAACTTACAAGCCATTCCACCTACGGGATCAATTTCCTATATCAACAATTCAACATCAAGCATTCATCCAATTGTTTCTCGTATTGAGATCCGTAAAGAAGGAAAGATTGGTCGAGTCTATTACCCTGCTCCATTTATGAATAACGATAACCTTGAATACTATCAAGACGCTTATCAAATCGGTCCAGAAAAAATAATTGATACCTATGCCATGGCGACTCAACACGTCGATCAAGGTTTGTCGTTAACTCTATTTTTTAAAGACGATGCCACGACACGTGATATTAATCGCGCACAAATCTATGCTTGGAAAAAAGGCATAAAAACCTTGTACTACATACGATTACGCCAAACAGCACTGGAAGGCACCGAAGTTGACGGCTGCGTATCTTGCACTTTGTGATAGGAAAAGACTATGACCCACCATGCATCCACCGCTCCTGTTAAAGCAATTAACTGGAACCGCATTCAAGATGATAAAGACCTTGAGGTTTGGAACCGCCTGACCACTAACTTTTGGTTACCCGAAAAAGTGCCGTTATCCAATGATATTCCCTCATGGAACACCCTCAATGCAGCCGAGCAAAAGCTCACCATCCGTGTTTTTACTGGGTTAACGCTACTTGATACCATCCAAAACACCGTTGGCGCACCTTGTTTGATACCTGATGCGCAAACCCCACATGAAGAAGCCGTATTATCCAACGTCAGCTTTATGGAAGCCGTTCACGCACGCTCTTACAGCTCTATTTTTTCTACATTATGTTCCACCAGCGATGTCGATGATGCTTATCGTTGGAGTGAAGAAAATAGTACGTTGCAAAATAAGGCTAGCATTATTCTGTCTTATTATTGTGATTCACATCCATTAAAGAAAAAAGTTGCAAGTGTCTTTTTGGAATCTTTTTTATTCTATTCAGGATTTTATTTGCCTATGTTTTGGTCAAGCAGAGGCAAGCTAACAAACACCGCAGACTTAATTCGGCTGATTATTCGAGATGAAGCTATTCATGGATATTATATTGGTTATAAGTTTCAAAAATCATTATTACAATATGATGAAAAAATACAGGCTGAAATAAAAGATTTTACCTTTTCATTATTATTCGATTTATATGAGAATGAAGTTAAATATACCCAAGAGTTATATGATCCCGTTGGTTGGACAGAAGACGTCAAAAAATTTCTGCATTATAATGCCAATAAAGCCTTAATGAACTTAGGCTATGAAGCCTTATTTCCTGATAGTGTAACCGATGTCAGTGCTGCCATATTGTCTGCATTATCCCCTGATGCAAATGAAAATCATGATTTTTTCTCAGGCTCAGGCTCTTCTTATATTATCGGCAAAGCAGTCAGTACCGAAGATGATGACTGGAACTTTTAACCAATTGATTAATTTAGTTTACATTTAAACCCAAACATTAAACCTAAGCATACCCTGATGAATAATAAGAAATTTATTTGTCTGGGTATTTTTTAGGTTAACAAATAGACAAAATAGTTCGTTTTTTATAGTGATATCTATTTAACTATTCATTTTTAATGAGCAAATCTGGTATTAATTTTCGTTTTACTATATTTACAGATTAAAACACATTAATAACCCTAATGTTTTACACCTTTTATTCAATTTATTTTTATGCATTACTTATTGTTTTTTTTATTCAAAAAAAATGATATCTCTAACCTTTCTAAATATATGCGCTTACTTTCATCCATAAGAAAATAAGTATAGTCCTACCAGTTAGTTAGCAAGATTTTCAATTCATCATACTACAATTCATATTAATCACTTTTCACTTAATTTTGTTAAATGATATTGCGTATTTATAGGCTATTTTTTTGATTAATTCTACTTAACCAAGGGTTGTCAGCTCGTTTTATTATGCTAGGGTTTATTGCTTGCAATTTTTACTAATAACTCATCTAGGGGCATTTGAATTTAAACCATAATGAATAAACCCATTAAATTAAAATAGGAATTTCTGCCCTAATAATTTTCAACCGATGGCTGCCATAGCGTTCTGAATAGGTCCAGCCATCACTATTGAATCGACATAATTCATTTTGGGCTCCAACTCTTTTTGTTGATTGAAAATTGGGTAAATAATATATGGCAATAAAATTAGAAGTTAAAAATTTATATAAAATATTTGGGGAAAATCCTGATCCCGCATTTAAGCTTTTAAGATCAGGCATGGACAAAGAGACTATCTTTGAAAAAACAGGCCTTACGGTCGGTGTTCAAGATGTCAATCTGGCGATTGAAGAAGGCGAAATCTTCGTTGTGATGGGGCTTTCTGGCTCAGGAAAATCCACCTTGGTGCGCCTCCTCAATCGCCTGATCGAACCTACCAGTGGTCAAGTGCTAATTGATGGTGAAGATATCTCTGATATTTCAGACAAAGCACTGCGAGAAGTTCGTCGGACAAAAATCAGCATGGTGTTCCAATCTTTTGCCTTAATGCCACATATGAATGTGATTGATAATACCGCATTTGGAATGGAGCTTTCGGGGATCGCAAAAGAAGAACGTCATCAAAAAGCGATGGATGCACTGAAGCAGGTAAATCTTGAAAAATGGGCAAACTCTTACCCCGATGAGCTTTCTGGTGGCATGCGTCAACGCATCGGCTTAGCAAGAGCCCTTGCAAATGATCCTGACATTCTCTTAATGGATGAGGCGTTCTCAGCCCTTGATCCACTGATCCGAACAGAAATGCAAGACGAGTTGCTTTCTTTACAAGGGGATAAACAGCGTACTATCGTTTTTATCTCCCACGACCTTGATGAAGCTATGCGAATTGGAGATCGCATTGCCATTATGCAAGGTGGCGTAGTCGTTCAAGTCGGTACACCTGATGAAATACTCAATAATCCAGCGAATGACTATGTCAGAACCTTCTTCCGTGGGGTTGATATTAGTCAGGTATTTAGCGCCAAAGATATTGCCCGAAGACGCCCTGATGCATTGCTGCATATCGCCCCCGGTTTTGGCCCTCGTTCAGCGTTAAAAGTGCTAAACGATGAAGACCGTTACCACGGCTACTTACTTTCACGAGGTCATACTTTTGCAGGCGTTGTTTCCGTAGAGTCCTTAGAAAAAGCTTTACACGACAAGGCGGGTATTGAAGCCGCTATTTTACCCGATATCGAACCGATCCAAGGCGATACATCCCTAAATGAGGTCATATCAACTGTCGCACAAGCGCCTTGTGCAGTCCCTGTGGTGAACGAAAAGAATCGTTATTTAGGGGTGATTTCAAAAGGAATGTTACTGCAAGCACTGGATAAGGAGACGCCAAATGAGTAAGCAAAACCAAGAAAAGACCATCGACCAACAGGATCCGTGGGCAGATACTCAAGTTGAGCAAACGCCAGCACAAGCACCAGAAACACCTGCTGCTGACGATCCTTGGGCGACAAGTTCCACACAAGAACACAATGCGACAAATGATCCGTGGGGCGGCTCATCAACAACAGATACCGCAACGGATTCTGGATCCAGTGACTGGCTTGATGCTGCGCCGACAGACTCAGCGCCTATCGATCAATTTGACATTCTGGATCCGTTCCAACACACAATCATTCCCCTCGATTCATGGGTAACCCATGGTATTGATTGGGTCGTGCAAAATTTCAGACCTGTTTTCCAAGGGATCCGCGCACCTATTGATTTCATTCTCAGTGGGTTTGAACAGCTACTGACCACCCTGCCTGCCCCAATTGCCATTGTACTGTTTGCATTATTAGCATGGCAATTTGCAGGAAAAGCAATGGGCGTGGCGACCTTTATTTCAATGATTGCCATTGGGGCGATCGGCGCATGGTCAGAAGCAATGGTGACACTGTCTCTGGTGCTGACCTCTTTACTGTTTTGTATTGTAATAGGACTCCCGTTAGGGATCTGGCTCGCACGCAGTGATAGAGCAGCGAAAATTATTCGTCCATTGCTTGATGCGATGCAAACCACTCCTGCATTCGTCTATTTAGTACCTATTGTCATGTTATTTGGTATCGGTAATGTACCCGGTGTTGTCGTCACCATTATATTTGCCTTACCGCCAATCATTCGTTTGACTATTCTGGGGATCAAACAAGTCCCAGCAGATTTAATTGAAGCTGCCGAATCATTTGGAGCCAGCCCCCGTCAAATGCTATTTAAAGTGCAATTACCATTGGCGATGCCAACCATTATGGCAGGGGTTAACCAAACCTTGATGTTAGCGCTGTCGATGGTGGTAATTGCATCCATGATTGCCGTGGGTGGACTAGGCCAAATGGTCTTACGGGGGATCGGTCGACTTGATATGGGACTCGCATCCGTCGGTGGTGTCGGGATTGTCATCCTTGCCATTGTCTTAGACCGTTTCACACAATCTTTAGGCCAAGATACACGCGCAAAATCAGCTGCACGTTGGTATCAACAAGGGCCAATTGGGCTCGTCGTACGCCCATTTAGCAAAAAATAAAACATCCTCCATCCTAAAGAGCCATGTAGTTGGCTCTTCGCTGACATGACTCAGCGACGAACGAAAATAGAAGGATCATCAAATGAAACAATCCATTATTCTTGCAACTGCATTATCCGCCATTCTTGCAGCCCCTTTAGCCGCTGCCGAATCCCTGCCGGGCAAAGGGATTAAAGTCAATCCTGTGCAAAGTACTATCAGTGAAGAAACTTTCCAGACACTGATTGTAGCTAAAGCACTTGAGAAATTAGGCTATGATGTCGCGCCAATTAAAGAAGTGGATTACAACGTGGCTTACGCGTCTATCGCTAATGGCGATGCTACCTTCCTCGCCGTGAGTTGGGTTCCTTTGCACAATGCTCAGTATGAAGCAGCTGGAGGCGATAAAGCGTTCTACCGCCAAGGTGATTACATCGTCAATGCGGCACAAGGCTATTTAATTGATAAAAAAACGGCAGAGAAATATAACATCACTAACATTGAACAACTTAAAGATCCGAAAATTGCGAGATTATTTGATACCAATGGTAACGGCAAAGCGGATCTCACCGGCTGTAATCCAGGCTGGGGCTGTGAAGCTGCGATCAACACCCACTTAAAAGCCTACGACCTTGAAAAGTCAGTCGACCACAACCAAGGTAACTATGCCGCTATGATGGCCGACACGATCACTCGCTACAAAGAAGGCAAACCGATTTTCTACTACACTTGGACGCCTTATTGGATCAGTGACGTGTTAAAACCGGGTCGTGACGTGGTGTGGCTAGAAGTTCCTTTCTCGGCGATGCCAAATGGTGAAAAAATTGATACCAAACTGCCTAACGGTAAAAACTATGGCTTCCCACCAAGTACCATGCACATTGTCGCAAACAAACAATGGGCGGCAGAGAACCCTGCGGCAGCCAAATTGTTTGCCATCATGAAATTACCGATTGCTGACGTGAATGCGCAGAACCTAAGAATGCATAATGGTGAAGCCTCACAAGCCGATATCGAACGTCATGCAAACGCGTGGATCAAAGCCCACCAGTCCACATTTGATGGCTGGATAAAGCAAGCGCAAGAAGCCGCTAAATAAGCCTAAATAGTTCGTGCAACTAACTTTAGCCACCTTAACTCGGTGGCTGAGGTTGTTGACAAAGTGGGATAAAAGCGTGGTTTTTCCCACTTTGTGTTATCAGGCGAAAATCAATATATTGATTTTCCTTGTTTATTTTCAATAACCTATCCAACCTGCCGCCAAACATGTTATGTGTGTCAGCAGTCTG of the Providencia rettgeri genome contains:
- the nrdE gene encoding class 1b ribonucleoside-diphosphate reductase subunit alpha, encoding MDTTQNNTTVDYHALNAMLNLYDSEGHIQFAKDKEAAHHYFRQHVNQNTVFFHDLKEKLDFLIQENYYESNVLQQYRYAFIKALFQQAYAHKFRFQTFLGAFKYYTSYTLKTFDGKRYLERYEDRVCMVALTLAQGSESLAKLYVDEIITGRFQPATPTFLNCGKKQRGELISCFLLRIEDNMESIGRSVNSALQLSKRGGGVAFMMTNLREQGAPIKLIENQSSGVVPVMKMLEDAFSYANQLGARQGAGAVYLHAHHPDIMRFLDTKRENADEKIRIKTLSLGVVIPDITFQLAKNNEDMYLFSPYDIQRVYGVPMSEISVSEKYAEMVNNKAIKKSKINAREFFQTLAEIQFESGYPYILFEDTANRSNPIAGRINMSNLCSEILQVNRPSLYDEDLSYLEVGKDISCNLGSMNIAKTMDSPNFAQSIEAAVRALSAVSDMSDIRSVPSIAQGNRQSHAIGLGQMNLHGYLAREHIHYGSEEALDFTNIYFYVVTYHALKTSNQLAIERKTAFVGFEQSTYASGDYFDKYINNIWLPKTQKVQELFRRSGIEIPTREDWQTLKQSVITYGIYNQNLQAIPPTGSISYINNSTSSIHPIVSRIEIRKEGKIGRVYYPAPFMNNDNLEYYQDAYQIGPEKIIDTYAMATQHVDQGLSLTLFFKDDATTRDINRAQIYAWKKGIKTLYYIRLRQTALEGTEVDGCVSCTL
- the nrdF gene encoding class 1b ribonucleoside-diphosphate reductase subunit beta, with amino-acid sequence MTHHASTAPVKAINWNRIQDDKDLEVWNRLTTNFWLPEKVPLSNDIPSWNTLNAAEQKLTIRVFTGLTLLDTIQNTVGAPCLIPDAQTPHEEAVLSNVSFMEAVHARSYSSIFSTLCSTSDVDDAYRWSEENSTLQNKASIILSYYCDSHPLKKKVASVFLESFLFYSGFYLPMFWSSRGKLTNTADLIRLIIRDEAIHGYYIGYKFQKSLLQYDEKIQAEIKDFTFSLLFDLYENEVKYTQELYDPVGWTEDVKKFLHYNANKALMNLGYEALFPDSVTDVSAAILSALSPDANENHDFFSGSGSSYIIGKAVSTEDDDWNF
- the proV gene encoding glycine betaine/L-proline ABC transporter ATP-binding protein ProV: MAIKLEVKNLYKIFGENPDPAFKLLRSGMDKETIFEKTGLTVGVQDVNLAIEEGEIFVVMGLSGSGKSTLVRLLNRLIEPTSGQVLIDGEDISDISDKALREVRRTKISMVFQSFALMPHMNVIDNTAFGMELSGIAKEERHQKAMDALKQVNLEKWANSYPDELSGGMRQRIGLARALANDPDILLMDEAFSALDPLIRTEMQDELLSLQGDKQRTIVFISHDLDEAMRIGDRIAIMQGGVVVQVGTPDEILNNPANDYVRTFFRGVDISQVFSAKDIARRRPDALLHIAPGFGPRSALKVLNDEDRYHGYLLSRGHTFAGVVSVESLEKALHDKAGIEAAILPDIEPIQGDTSLNEVISTVAQAPCAVPVVNEKNRYLGVISKGMLLQALDKETPNE
- the proW gene encoding glycine betaine/L-proline ABC transporter permease ProW, whose protein sequence is MSKQNQEKTIDQQDPWADTQVEQTPAQAPETPAADDPWATSSTQEHNATNDPWGGSSTTDTATDSGSSDWLDAAPTDSAPIDQFDILDPFQHTIIPLDSWVTHGIDWVVQNFRPVFQGIRAPIDFILSGFEQLLTTLPAPIAIVLFALLAWQFAGKAMGVATFISMIAIGAIGAWSEAMVTLSLVLTSLLFCIVIGLPLGIWLARSDRAAKIIRPLLDAMQTTPAFVYLVPIVMLFGIGNVPGVVVTIIFALPPIIRLTILGIKQVPADLIEAAESFGASPRQMLFKVQLPLAMPTIMAGVNQTLMLALSMVVIASMIAVGGLGQMVLRGIGRLDMGLASVGGVGIVILAIVLDRFTQSLGQDTRAKSAARWYQQGPIGLVVRPFSKK
- the proX gene encoding glycine betaine/L-proline ABC transporter substrate-binding protein ProX translates to MKQSIILATALSAILAAPLAAAESLPGKGIKVNPVQSTISEETFQTLIVAKALEKLGYDVAPIKEVDYNVAYASIANGDATFLAVSWVPLHNAQYEAAGGDKAFYRQGDYIVNAAQGYLIDKKTAEKYNITNIEQLKDPKIARLFDTNGNGKADLTGCNPGWGCEAAINTHLKAYDLEKSVDHNQGNYAAMMADTITRYKEGKPIFYYTWTPYWISDVLKPGRDVVWLEVPFSAMPNGEKIDTKLPNGKNYGFPPSTMHIVANKQWAAENPAAAKLFAIMKLPIADVNAQNLRMHNGEASQADIERHANAWIKAHQSTFDGWIKQAQEAAK